Proteins from a single region of Catenulispora acidiphila DSM 44928:
- a CDS encoding phosphotransferase, which produces MRKGRDGHGESQILKILRPPAVDSGAGTSAWPTSEAPDHFNFWRREVAAYESGFANSAFADAGIRAPSVIAVDARADGSIELWLEDVEGHSGFDLSTERLGRFAYELAAGQARWVERVPPPDELPWLSRRWLAQYVSGGPHSKVLIDDTDWDTSIAQVWPTKTRLSLRRLWESRASVLAAAEAFPRTLCHLDLWPANLIEDTTGTSVLIDWAFVGEGAIGEDPSNLIIDSVTDGLMDIAQLPDIAEAISDGYIAGLSDAGSHSSANEIRTAIATCGAAKYSWLAALAIASAASGTTGGQSSDEDDAAAESLERITPLAELLAQWADTTMR; this is translated from the coding sequence GTGCGTAAGGGAAGGGACGGGCACGGAGAAAGCCAGATCCTTAAGATCCTGCGGCCACCGGCGGTGGACTCCGGAGCCGGTACGTCCGCCTGGCCGACGAGCGAGGCACCCGACCACTTCAACTTCTGGCGGCGCGAGGTTGCGGCGTATGAGTCCGGCTTCGCCAACTCCGCGTTCGCGGACGCGGGTATTCGCGCGCCAAGCGTGATAGCCGTCGACGCCCGGGCGGATGGTTCGATCGAGCTCTGGCTTGAGGATGTCGAAGGGCACTCCGGCTTCGACCTGTCCACCGAGCGCCTTGGCCGATTCGCGTACGAGCTCGCGGCCGGTCAGGCACGCTGGGTCGAGCGTGTCCCGCCGCCAGATGAACTGCCCTGGCTGTCCCGACGCTGGCTGGCGCAGTATGTCAGCGGCGGCCCGCACAGCAAGGTCCTCATCGACGACACCGACTGGGACACCTCGATCGCCCAAGTGTGGCCGACGAAGACACGGCTCTCGCTACGCCGCCTGTGGGAGTCGCGCGCGTCGGTACTGGCTGCGGCAGAGGCGTTCCCGCGCACGCTGTGCCACCTGGACCTGTGGCCCGCCAACCTCATCGAGGACACCACCGGTACCTCCGTATTGATCGACTGGGCCTTCGTCGGCGAAGGAGCCATCGGCGAGGATCCATCCAACCTGATCATCGACAGCGTGACAGACGGCCTGATGGACATCGCGCAGCTACCGGACATCGCCGAGGCGATCAGCGACGGATACATCGCGGGCCTATCCGACGCCGGCAGCCACAGCTCCGCGAACGAGATCCGCACCGCGATCGCCACCTGCGGCGCCGCCAAGTACAGCTGGCTCGCCGCTCTGGCCATCGCCTCCGCGGCCAGCGGTACCACCGGCGGGCAATCCTCCGACGAGGACGACGCGGCAGCCGAGAGCCTCGAACGCATCACGCCACTGGCGGAACTCCTGGCTCAGTGGGCTGACACGACCATGCGGTAA
- a CDS encoding ABC transporter ATP-binding protein yields MTNLTTSETAKSGKPRAAVPQQSGEPDPLFGSGISYKMGHNRHYENYLTSNVRDALKALPRLIGMCVRLSLRADRRSTYLLIGAQLALGASTAFGLLATNGVLRALLAEGPSPQRVKAAAPAIVLVCLAGVLTSVLTAASTRAQGTLGPKVESLAMTELLESSVRVELLDFQHAEYHDSLDAGQWGAAWADDLLTYVVNTIEALMALTAAFGVLTVLNPLLLPLLPIAVVPRAMSTVLSVKRRNASRHAWLSKSRQIRQLVDVLTTKKTAVEIRGHGAGDFLLPHYRRMQTSYMGEQTRLSRADAKGGVLSDAGYGASLALIYGLLTLLFWKGMVPLSTAGAAAYAIRTGTGQISSMVRNVTYLFQYGLYLTDWEKALQDSEHKAIPSGGTPVAAPARITAENLTFAYPGAATPALRDVNMTIAQGEVIALVGANGSGKSTLALLLAGLYLPDQGEVLWDGVPTGQADRNQLLSNVAILSQDFPRWGISLAANIAIGRHQTPATPELLNRAAEAAGATELISKYPAGWNTLLATDQYGGVDLSGGQWQKIALGRMHYRDASFLVMDEPTASLDPAAEAEVFAKVRELAGGRTVLLITHRLSSTRRADRIYVLDHGQVVESGTHEELMTAGLGYSVLFKMQAAQFLPTDETSAA; encoded by the coding sequence GTGACGAACCTGACCACATCCGAGACAGCCAAGAGCGGGAAGCCAAGAGCCGCCGTCCCGCAGCAGAGCGGGGAGCCCGACCCGCTGTTTGGCTCGGGCATCAGCTACAAGATGGGGCACAATCGCCACTACGAGAACTACCTGACGTCCAACGTCCGGGACGCGCTGAAGGCTCTGCCGCGGTTGATCGGGATGTGTGTGCGGCTGTCGCTGCGTGCTGATCGCCGCTCCACGTACCTGCTTATCGGCGCGCAGCTCGCGCTCGGGGCCAGCACCGCGTTCGGGCTGTTGGCGACCAACGGAGTGCTGCGGGCCCTGCTGGCCGAAGGGCCGTCACCGCAGCGGGTGAAGGCTGCGGCGCCGGCGATCGTGCTGGTGTGCCTGGCGGGCGTATTGACCTCGGTGCTGACCGCGGCCTCCACCCGTGCACAAGGCACGCTCGGCCCGAAGGTGGAGTCGCTGGCGATGACCGAGCTGCTGGAGTCCTCGGTGCGGGTGGAGCTGCTGGACTTCCAGCACGCCGAGTACCACGACTCGCTGGACGCCGGGCAGTGGGGAGCCGCGTGGGCCGATGACCTGCTGACCTACGTGGTCAACACCATCGAGGCACTGATGGCGCTGACCGCCGCGTTCGGCGTCCTCACCGTGCTTAATCCGCTGCTGCTGCCCCTGCTCCCGATCGCCGTCGTGCCCCGAGCCATGTCCACGGTGCTGTCCGTCAAGCGGCGCAACGCCTCTCGGCACGCCTGGCTGTCCAAGAGCCGGCAGATCCGACAACTCGTCGACGTCCTCACCACCAAGAAGACCGCCGTGGAGATCCGCGGACACGGCGCCGGCGACTTCCTGTTGCCGCACTACCGCCGGATGCAGACCTCATACATGGGGGAGCAGACCCGGCTGTCCAGGGCCGACGCGAAAGGCGGGGTCCTCTCCGACGCCGGATACGGCGCATCGCTGGCCCTGATCTACGGCCTGTTGACCCTACTGTTCTGGAAGGGGATGGTGCCGTTGTCCACCGCCGGTGCCGCGGCCTACGCCATCCGCACCGGCACCGGCCAGATCAGTAGCATGGTCCGCAACGTCACCTACCTGTTCCAGTACGGGCTCTACCTCACCGACTGGGAGAAGGCTCTCCAGGACTCCGAGCACAAAGCCATCCCCTCCGGCGGGACTCCCGTCGCCGCGCCGGCCCGGATCACCGCCGAAAACCTCACCTTCGCCTACCCCGGCGCCGCCACTCCGGCGCTGAGGGACGTGAACATGACCATCGCCCAGGGCGAAGTCATCGCACTGGTCGGCGCCAACGGCTCGGGCAAGTCCACCTTGGCGCTACTGCTCGCCGGGCTGTACCTCCCGGACCAGGGCGAGGTGCTCTGGGACGGCGTCCCCACCGGCCAAGCCGACCGCAACCAGCTGCTCTCAAACGTGGCGATTCTCAGCCAGGACTTCCCGCGGTGGGGCATCAGCCTGGCCGCGAACATCGCCATCGGCCGCCACCAGACACCCGCCACCCCCGAGCTGCTGAACCGCGCCGCCGAGGCCGCCGGCGCCACCGAGCTGATCTCCAAGTACCCCGCCGGGTGGAACACCCTGCTGGCCACCGACCAGTACGGCGGCGTCGACCTGTCCGGAGGCCAGTGGCAGAAGATCGCCCTGGGACGGATGCACTACCGGGACGCCAGCTTCCTGGTGATGGACGAGCCCACCGCCTCCCTGGACCCGGCCGCCGAAGCCGAGGTCTTCGCGAAGGTGCGCGAACTGGCCGGCGGCCGCACCGTCTTGCTCATCACGCACAGGCTGAGCAGCACCAGGCGAGCCGACCGCATCTACGTCCTCGACCACGGCCAGGTCGTGGAGAGCGGAACTCATGAGGAGCTGATGACCGCAGGCCTCGGCTACAGCGTCCTGTTCAAAATGCAGGCCGCGCAGTTCCTCCCGACCGACGAAACGAGCGCCGCATGA